A single genomic interval of Adhaeribacter pallidiroseus harbors:
- a CDS encoding DUF3467 domain-containing protein produces MAKEVSKSDQNQINIELSEEIAEGEYANLAMIAHSSSEFVIDFIRLMPGIPKAKVKSRIVITPEHAKRFLVALSDNIQRFENAFGTIKQTQEEPSFPMNFGNNIGEA; encoded by the coding sequence ATGGCAAAAGAAGTATCAAAGAGTGATCAGAATCAAATTAATATAGAACTTTCTGAAGAAATTGCTGAAGGTGAATATGCTAATTTAGCTATGATTGCTCACTCGAGTAGTGAATTTGTAATTGATTTTATACGCTTGATGCCAGGAATACCAAAGGCTAAAGTAAAGTCCAGGATAGTTATAACACCAGAGCATGCTAAACGTTTTTTAGTGGCTTTATCGGATAACATTCAAAGATTTGAAAATGCTTTTGGTACTATAAAGCAAACTCAAGAGGAGCCTAGTTTTCCAATGAACTTTGGAAACAATATAGGAGAGGCTTAA